From the genome of Lotus japonicus ecotype B-129 chromosome 6, LjGifu_v1.2, one region includes:
- the LOC130725251 gene encoding uncharacterized protein LOC130725251 produces MAATTSDAQREHCSAKPPMFDGEKFEYWKDRIESFFLGFDADLWDHITDGYTRPIDEDGVKIPRDKMTEAQKKMYKDHHRARTILLSVIPYEEYEKITDCDSAKAIFDSLKIFQMIISGIRILDKGYTNADHVKRILRGLPEKWMPLMTSLKLSKDIKKMSLEELIGILRSHEIDRADHVAQRKQKSIALKVKSEKTKALQVEQVSEESSEDSDEDELSLLSKRINHLWKHRQNKYKSSSRAKGKQESSSGQQSEGVDSDGEVVEGLMAIVKDKEAESKAESDPTLEVESDSGDESEVFASFSLSELKSALAEIMNKHDLLMTKHKRLKNDFLDASDISAKHVKTISELKENNFSLVNSNSVLKNEISKLEEVILSSTSDDKNEIKCEKSFQRFLAKSVDRSLMASMIYDVSRNRMNEEDKDSEDTNSEVNASEEAATTSEPSREKKSRVIASHPEELIMGDKDEPVRTRSAFKPSEESLLSLKGLVSLIEPTSIDQALQDEGWVLAMKEELNQFTKNDVWNLVKSPKDTHIIGTKSEDVEGTRATRRELQYSSLKAMLLVDKIRFGIYTLLGAVFVFHSCRSWQLEALVLLLLHVINV; encoded by the exons atggctgccaccaccagcgATGCTCAAAGAGAGCACTGCAGTGCTAAACCACCTATGTTTGATGGAGAAAAGTTtgaatactggaaagatagaatcgaaagtttctttcttggaTTCGATGCTGATCTCTGGGATCACATTACTGATGGCTACACTCGCCCTATTGATGAAGATGGAGTGAAGATCCCAAGAGACAAGATGACTGAAGCTCAAAAGAAAATGTACAAAGATCATCACAGAGCAAGAACTATCTTGCTGAGTGTTATcccatatgaagaatatgagaagatcacAGACTGTGATTCTGCCAAGGCGATCTTcgattccttgaagat atttcagatGATCATTTCTGGAATCAGAATACTTGACAAAGGCTACACCAATGCTGACCATgtgaagagaattctcagagGTCTTCCTGAGAAGTGGATGCCTTTGATGACTTCCTTGAAGTTGTCTAAAGACATCAAAAAGATGAGCTTAGAAGAACTCATTGGTATCCTGAGAAGTCATGAGATAGATCGTGCTGATCATGTTGCTCAGAGGAAGCAAAAGTCCATAGCTTTGAAGGTGAAGTCTGAGAAGACCAAGGCGCTTCAAGTTGAACAAGTGTCAGAAGAATCGTCTGAGgactctgatgaagatgagctctcACTTCTTTCAAAGAGAATCAATCACCTTTGGAAGCACAGGCAAAACAAATACAAAAGTTCATCCAGAGCTAAAGGAAAGCAAGAGTCTTCATCTGGTCAAC AGTCAGAAGGAGTGGACTCTGATGGCGAAGtcgttgaaggactcatggctattgtcaaagacaaagaagcagaatCAAAGGCTGAGTCAGATCCAACATTAGAGGTTGAGTCAGACTCTGGAGATGAAAGTGAGGTATTCGCATCTTTCTCATTGTCTGAACTAAAATCTGCCTTAGCTGAAATTATGAACAAACATGATTTACTtatgactaagcataaaaggctGAAAAATGATTTTCTTGATGCTTCTGATATATCTGCTAAACATGTGAAAACAATTTCTgagttaaaagaaaataatttctcTTTAGTTAATTCCAACTCTGTCCTCAAAAATGAAATTTCCAAGTTGGAAGAAGTTATTCTATCCAGTACTTCTGATGATAAAAATGAAATCAAAtgtgaaaaatcttttcagaggttcctagctaaaagcgtagatagaagtttAATGGCATCAATGATCTATGACGTTAGCAGAAATAGAATGAATg aagaagacaaagatTCAGAGGATACAAATTCAGAAGTAAATGCATCAGAAGAAGCTGCCacaacttctgaaccttcaCGTGAGAAGAAGAGCAGAGTAATAGCTTCTCATCCTGAAGAATTGATTATGGGGGataaagatgaaccagtcagaaccagatccgcTTTCAAGCCCTCTGAAGAGTCTCTCTTAAGTTTAAAGGGCTTAGTCTCTTTGATTGAGCCAACATCAATTGATCAAGCTCTTCAAGATGAAGGTTGGGTTCTGGCTATgaaagaagaactgaatcaattcaccaagaatgatgtttggaatctTGTCAAGTCACCAAAGGACAcacacatcattggaaccaa GTCTGAAGATGTTGAAGGAACCCGCGCTACAAGAAGGGAGCTGCAATACTCATCTTTGAAGGCCATGTTACTGGTTGATAAAATCAGATTTGGAATATATACTCTACTAGGCGCTGTCTTTGTATTTCACAGTTGTAGGAGTTGGCAATTAGAAGCTTTAGTTCTTTTGTTGTTGCACGTGATCAATGTATGA